A single genomic interval of Canis lupus dingo isolate Sandy chromosome 6, ASM325472v2, whole genome shotgun sequence harbors:
- the CLDN3 gene encoding claudin-3: MSMGLEIAGTSLAVLGWLSTIVCCALPMWRVTAFIGSSIITAQITWEGLWMNCVVQSTGQMQCKVYDSLLALPQDLQAARALIVVSILLAAFGLLVALVGAQCTNCVQDDTAKAKITIVAGVLFLLAALLTLVPVSWSANTIIRDFYNPLVPDAQKREMGAGLYVGWAAAALQLLGGALLCCSCPPRDKKYAPTKIVYSAPRSAGPGTSTAYDRKDYV, translated from the coding sequence CGTGTGCTGCGCGCTGCCCATGTGGCGCGTGACGGCCTTCATCGGCAGCAGCATCATCACGGCGCAGATCACCTGGGAGGGCCTGTGGATGAACTGCGTGGTGCAGAGCACCGGCCAGATGCAGTGCAAGGTGTACGACTCGCTGCTGGCGCTGCCGCAGGACCTGCAGGCGGCCCGCGCCCTCATCGTCGTGTCCATCCTGCTGGCCGCCTTCGGGCTCCTCGTGGCACTCGTGGGCGCCCAGTGCACCAACTGCGTGCAGGACGACACGGCCAAGGCCAAGATCACCATCGTGGCGGGAGTGCTCTTCCTGCTGGCCGCCTTGCTCACCCTGGTGCCGGTGTCCTGGTCGGCCAACACCATCATCCGGGACTTCTACAACCCGCTGGTGCCGGACGCGCAGAAGCGGGAGATGGGCGCGGGCCTGTACGTGGGCTGGGCGGCCGCGGCTCTGCAGCTGCTGGGGGGCGCGCTGCTCTGCTGCTCCTGCCCGCCGCGCGACAAGAAGTACGCGCCCACCAAGATCGTCTACTCCGCGCCGCGCTCCGCCGGCCCCGGCACCAGCACAGCCTACGACCGCAAGGACTACGTGTGA